Proteins encoded in a region of the Populus nigra chromosome 3, ddPopNigr1.1, whole genome shotgun sequence genome:
- the LOC133688437 gene encoding uncharacterized protein LOC133688437, which produces MVGANLKAETMKLMEKRSALETEMNVIIDRLCQPGGPGLSGNLVDSEGFPRSDIDIPVVRAERHRLAELRNDHKEITEKINENIQVLHSARLATKDSVVGNAVPSATSHNVVLRDSPSSMDVDMMASIPFAVVYEIADASPTAEDGLQLGDQLVKFGTVEYQVGENLLQKLASEAQANQGHAVPVIVMRQGAPINLSVTPRVWPGRGLLGCSFRIL; this is translated from the exons atggtggGAGCGAACTTGAAAGCAGAAACAATGAAACTGATGGAGAAGAGAAGTGCTTTGGAAACTGAGATGAATGTCATCATCGACCGCCTCTGTCAGCCTGGCGGTCCTGGTCTCTCCGGCAACCTCGTCGATTCTGAG GGTTTTCCTCGGTCGGATATTGATATTCCAGTCGTTAGGGCTGAACGACACCGTCTTGCCG AGCTGCGGAATGATCATAAGGAGATTACAGAGAAAATAAATGAGAATATACAAGTTCTGCATTCAGCCAGGCTTGCAACCAAAGATTCAG TGGTTGGCAATGCTGTTCCATCTGCAACTTCCCACAATGTTGTTCTTAGAGATTCTCCCAGTTCCATGGATGTGGACATGATGGCTAGCATACCCTTTGCTGTGGTTTATGAAATTGCCGATGCATCCCCAACGGCAGAGGATGGTCTGCAACTTGGAGATCAACTTGTTAAATTTGGTACTGTGGAATATCAAGTTGGTGAGAATCTTTTGCAAAAGCTTGCTTCTGAGGCTCAGGCAAATCAGGGTCATGCAGTACCAGTGATAGTTATGAGGCAAGGTGCTCCCATCAACTTATCAGTGACTCCTAGAGTGTGGCCTGGCAGGGGTCTACTGGG ATGCAGTTTCCGGATCTTATAA